GCTTCTCGATGACGCCGGCGAGGCGGCTGAGGGCAAAATCGAGCGTCACCGTTGCGTCGGGTCCGATCATGCGCTCGACCGAGGAATGCGAGATGTCCCGCTCGTGCCAAAGGGCGACATTTTCGAGTGCCGGGACGACCATGCCGCGCACGAGGCGAGCCAGACCGGTCAGATTCTCGGTCAGCACCGGGTTGCGCTTGTGCGGCATCGCCGAGGAGCCTTTCTGGCCGGGCGAAAAATACTCCTCCGCCTCCAGCACCTCGGTCCTTTGCAGATGACGGATTTCAGTTGCCAGACGCTCGATCGACGAGGCCACGACGCCAAGCGTCGCGAAATACATCGCGTGGCGGTCGCGGGGGATCACCTGCGTCGATACGGGCTCGACCTTGAGGCCGAGAGCCGCCGCGACATGCTCCTCCACGGCCGGATCGATATTGGCGAAGGTGCCGACCGCGCCGGAAACGGCGACGGTGCCGATTTCCTCGCGGGCGGCGACGAGCCGGGCCCGGTTGCGGTCGAACTCGGCATAGGCCTGCGCCAGCTTGACGCCGAACGTCGTCGGCTCGGCGTGGATGCCGTGGCTGCGGCCGATCGTGACCGTGTCGCGGTGCTCGAACGCACGGCGCTTCAGCGCAGCGAGCAGGCGGTCGACATCGGCGATCAGCAGATCGGCGGCGCGAACGAGCTGGATATTGAGGCAGGTGTCGAGCACGTCGGACGAGGTCATCCCCTGATGCACAAAGCGCGCATCCTCGCCGACGATCTCGGCAAGGTGGGTCAGGAAGGCGATGACGTCATGCTTGGTGACGGCCTCGATCTCGTCGATCCTCTCGATGTCGAAGCTCGCCTTGCCGCCCTTCTCCCAAACGGTCTTCGCCGCGGAGGCGGGGATCATGCCGATCTTCGCCATCGCGTCGAGCGCATGTGCCTCGATCTCGAACCAGATCCGGAACTTCGTTTCCGGCGACCAGATCGCCGTCATTTCGGGGCGCGAATAGCGCGGGATCATGAGCTTTCCTCATTGCTGCGGCGCCAATGAAGCGGAGCGCCGCGGACGTTACAATTGCGGCGGGGCTAGCCGGGAAGCTGGGCGGTCACGGCAAGGTACCGCCCGTCCGGTCCCTCGAAGCCCTTGGTCAGAACCATGACGATCACGGCCAAGCTCGCCGGCTGGCCGAACGGCTGACGGATGACGACGTCGTGGATGCGATAGTCGAGCGGAACGCCGCGACTCTCGGGAAGCGACTTGTCCTCATGCAGGACGCGGCTCCCTTCCGGCGTGTCGAGGATCAGGCGATAGCCGAAAGTCTTGGCGTCGCCAGCCCAACTGACGGTGGCGGGAAGCGCGATCCGCTCCAGCCGCAGCTTCCAATCCGGATTATCGAGTTGAAGCACCGGCCGACGCTTGAAGATGATTTCGTAAGGTTCGCGCCCGCTCTCGGTGATCGGGTTGGAAGCAAGGAGATCGCCACGCTCGTCGATATTGGCGATCAGCGGCGCTGCTTGCTCCGAGGCTGAACGACAGGCCGTGGCGACGCGCGCGGTCTCGTCGTCGATCCGCTTCCGGACCGGCGAGCCGGGGACCCATGCATCCTTCGCCGTGTCGATCACGAAGATGTTGCAATAGGGGAAGCCGGATCCGTCCTGGACGCCGAATTCCTCGAAGGCGAAGCGCGAGCCGTCCGCGGAGAAGCCGAGAATATCGCGTCCGGCGAAATCGCCGGCCAGCACCGCGCTGCCCGAGGCCACAAGGAGGCAACTCACCAGCAACGCGGTCCATGACGCACGCCTGTGGAAGTGGCTGTCAGGCGAATTGGGTGCCACCACGGATCGCCTCGATGTTCCTCGCATAGGCCTCAGGCCCTCCCTTGAACACGGCCGAACCTGCCACCAGCACATCGGCGCCGGCCCGGACGACGGCTTCGGCCGTATCCGGCGTGATCCCGCCATCGACCTCGATGTGGATCGGCCGGCCTTCGATCAGGAGGCGTACCTGGCGGATCTTCTCGATCGACGCGGGAATGAAGGCCTGACCGCCAAAGCCGGGATTGACGCTCATCACCAAGACGAGATCGATATCGTCCAGCACATAGGAAAGAGCTTCGACGGGCGTCGCTGGATTGATCGCCACACCCGCCTTCTTGCCGAGACCGCGGATCGCCTGCAGCGAACGGTGGAGGTGCGGCCCGGCCTCGGCGTGGACCGTCATCCCGTCGGCGCCCGCTTCGGCGAAAGCCTCCAGGTAAGCATCGGTCGGGGCAATCATCAGATGGACGTCGAAGAACTTGTCGCTGAGCGGACGCAAGGCCGCGATCACCGGTGGACCGAAGGTGATGTTCGGCACAAAATGGCCATCCATGATGTCCAGATGGATCCAATCGGCGCCGGCCGATTCGACGGCCCGCATTTCCTCGCCTAGCCGCGAAAAATCGGAGGCTAGGATCGATGGGGCGATCAGGGGGCTCGGGGCCATGGCCGACGGTCTCCGGCTGCTCGGGACGATTGTTCCGGGCCGTATCATGCCGGCGCTCGAACGGCAATTGCAGTCGTCGGGGCGCGGGGGCAAACTTGCGTTCCGCGACGCTGCGGCGCCCCATGGATGGTTAAGGGTGCTGCATCGTCGTGGCTGTCGTCAACATGAGTAGTCCATGGAAAAGTTCGATACGATCGTGCTCGGCGCCGGTATCGTCGGTGTCTCGGCAGCGATCCATCTCCTGAAGCGCAATCGCTCCGTCCTGCTGGTGGACAAGGCGCCGGCCGGGGAAGGAACCTCCTACGGCAATGCCGGCGTGATCGAGCGCGAGGGCTTTTACCCGATCGTTTTCCCGCGGCAGGTTGGTGAACTCGTCGGTATTGCCCGCAACAACCAGACGCGGCTCCACTATAATCCCCGTTTCCTGCCGAAGGTTGCGTCCTGGCTGTTGCAGCTTCGGGCGGCGTCTTCGGAGGCCGGAATTGCGGCTTATGCCGAGGCGATGAACCCGATCCTGTCCCATGCCGCGGCCGAGCATGGAGCGCTTGCCGGGAAGGGCCGGGCCGTCGAGTTTTATCGCGGCACGGGTTGGCTCCGCGGCTACCGCACCGCGCAGAGCTTTGATGCCGGAACCAAACGGCAGCTGGCGCTCGCCGATCATTTCGGCGTTCGCTATCAGGTGCTCGGCGCCCACGAAATCTCCGATCTCGAACCGGATCTCGCCCCGGTCTTCGAGCGCGCGATCCTGTGGCCCGACTCGGTCTCTGTCTCGAGTCCAGGCGGCGTCACCAAGGCATTCGCCCGTCTGTTCGAGCTGATGGGCGGAACATTCGCGCAAGGGGATGGGCGATCGCTGCGCCGGGAAGGCGATCTTTGGACGGTCGATTATTCGGGCCTGTCGGCGCAGGCGCCAGATGTGGTCGTGGCTATGGGACCGTGGTCGATGGACCTGCTGCGCCCGCTCGGATACCGCTTTCCCTTCGCGGTGAAGCGCGGCTACCATCTTCACTTCAAGCCCCGTGGCGACGCCGCGCTAGACCGTCCCGTCGTCGACGTGGACCATGGCTATGTCCTGACGCCGATGCGTCAGGGTTATCGGATTACCTCCGGTATCGAGTTCGATGATCGCGATGCGCCGCCGACGCCGGTGCAGATCGACCGCATCCTGCCGCAGGCGCGCGCGATCTTCCCGCTTGGCGAGCCGATCGAGCGCGAGCCCTGGATGGGCGCGCGGCCCTGTTTTCCAGATTCGATGCCGATCGTGGGTCCGGCGCCCCGCCATCCCGGCCTGTGGCTCGATTTTGGCCACGGACATTTGGGATTCACCCTCGGACCGGCCACGGGCCGGCTCCTGGCGGAGCTGATCACGCGGGAGATGCCCTTCGTCGATCCGGATCCGTTCCGGGCGACGCGGTTCCGCGGCTGATCACTCAACCTGAACTACGTTGCCGTCCTGCCAGCGGAAGATGGAAAAGGCCGGGATCTGCGCGCTGCCATAGTCGCTGAAGGCGACATTGCCGAGGACTGTTTGGAAGGTGTCCTTCTGGATATGCGCCGCGATGGCGGCGTTGTCCGAAGCACTAGCCCGTGCCGAAGCCCAGATCTCGACACCGGCATAGGCCGGCAGGACGAAGCCGACCGGCTCGATGCCGGACGCGCGGAAGTCGGCGATTGCCTTGGCGGCGCCGGGGACTCGGCGCCAGTCGGTAAAGAACGTGAACAGCGTTCCGTCTGCCCGGTCGCCGGCCAGATCGGTGAACTGCGTCGTGGCGATCGAATCGGGGCCCATGACCACCATCGCCGACTTGGCTGCCCGCAGCGACTTCAAGATGGCGGCGATATCGGCCTGATAGCCGCCGACGAAAACCACATCGATCGCGTCGTCGATCAGCCGGCCGGCCAGGTCGTCATAGTCCTTCGCGCCGCCGTCAAAATTATCCCGGCGCGCCTCGCGGATGCCGGCGTCGCTGAGCGACTTGCGGACGCCCTCGGCGATCGGCTGCGCATAGGGCGATCCATCGTCCAGGATTGCGATCCTGGCCTTGGCGTAGCGTCGCGCCAGGAAACTGCCGGCGACTAGCCCTTGAGCCCGATCGGCGGCGGCGAGGCGGAAGATCGACGGTCCTGCCCGCCGGTCGGTGAAGGAATCGGCCGAGACAGCCGGCGAGATCAGGACGATGCCGCTCTGCGCATAGACCGAGGCAGCGGCCTGCGCGGCTTCGTAGCAGACATGACCGATGACCAGCACGTCACCGCGTCCCGCCGCGCGGTTCGCCGCCGCTGCCGCGTTCTCGGCCTTGCAGGCGTCGTCTTCGACATCGAGCACGACCGTCTCGCCGCCGATGCCGCCCTTCGCATTCAGATCGGCAACCGCCTTCTGGACGCCGTCGCGGACCTGCTTACCCAGTGTCTGGAACTGGCCGGTCAGCGGCGCGATCACCGCGATGCGGATATCCGCCGAGGCCGGAGCGGCGAGGGGGATCGTGATAAGGGGAAGAACGAGGCGTCGGAGCATTGGGGAATCCGCATTCGCTGGAAGCGCGGATCCGATCATGCCCGCCGCGCGGACAAAAGAAAACGCCCGCCCCCCTGTTGGGAGCGGGCGTCGCTGTGATCCTTGGGATCAGAGCTGCTTGTAGTCGAGCTTGCCGTCGGCGCCCTTGATCCAGGAATAGACGACATAGTCGGCCGTCGTGCGGTCGCCCTTGGCGTCGAAGGAGAGCTCGCCGATGACGGTCTTCCACGGGCCGCCGGACTTCACGACTTCGGCGACCTTCTGCGGGTCGGCGGTGCCGGCCTTGGCGATCGCCTGGGCGATGACCTGCACGCCGGCATAGGAGTAGAGCGTGTAGGCTTCCGGCTCGAAGCCGTTGGCACGGAACTTCGCGACGACTTCGGCCGCATCCGGGTTCAGGCGCGGATCCGGGCCGAAGGTCATCAGAGTGCCTTCGGCGGCCGGGCCGGCGATGGCGGCGAATTCACGGTCGGTGATGCCGTCGCCGGAGAAGAGGACCGCCTTCAGGCCCTGCTCGGCGGCCTGGCGAACGATGAGGCCGGCTTCCTGATGCAGGCCGCCATAATAGATGACCTCGACGCCGGCCGACTTCATCTTGGAGATCAGCGACGAGAAGTCCTTGTCGCCGACATTGATGCCTTCGTAGATCACCTCGGTGACGCCGCCGGCATTGGCCGTCTTCTTGGTCTCGTCGGCAAGGCCCTGACCATACGGGGTCTTGTCGTGGATGATGGCGAGCTTCTTGTCCTTCAGATGCTCGATGATGTACTGGCCGGCGACGCCGCCCTGCTGGTCATCACGGCCGCAGGTGCGGAAGGTGTTCCAGAGGCCGCGCTCCGTGAACTTGGGGTTCGTCGAAGCGGGAGAAATCTGGAAGATGCCGTTCTCGGCATAGACTTCCGAAGACGGGATCGACACACCGGAATTGAAGTGGCCGAGCACGTAGGTCACGCCGTCACCAACGAACTTGTTGGCGACCGAGACGCCCTGCTTGGGGTCGGAGACGTCATCGCCGAGCTCGACGACGAACTTGGAGCCATTGACGCCACCGGCGGCATTGATGTCCGCGGCAGCCTGCTCGGCGCCCTTCTGAAGCTGCGCGCCAAAGGCGGCGTTCGGACCGGTAAGCGGGCCGGCAATACCAAGCTTGATGTCATCTGCATGGGCTGCGCCTGCAAATGCCAGTCCCGCTGCAAGCACGAGACCGGTCATCAGGGATTTCTTCATAGATAGTCTCCCGTTATCGCTGGAAGTACGGCCTTATCGGCCTGTCGGCGGATGGTAGGCACGCCTTATCGAACATCTTGCCGATTTTATCGTGTCTGTCATCCGGATTCACGATTGTGACTGTAACGATCCTGTTGTCTTGCCGTTAAGCTTACTTTGCACGCCAGGAAAGAACTCCCGACTTGTCGTAGAGCCAATAATATTGCGAGACCATCTGGTTGGCCAAGGTGTAACGATAGGCTGCCGAACCGACCACCAGGAGAACGACGAGGTCGACGAGCCAATAGTGCAGGGAGAGCAGCGTGCCCCCGAAAAGCGCGAAATCGATGAAGCGGACACCGAAGGAGAGGATCGCCACATAGGCGATGACCGGAGCGAAAGGTCGCCAGGTGAGCGCACAGGCGCGCCCCGCCATCCACGCTCCGGCGGCCGCAAGCATTTTGAAGACCAGGAGACCGATCGAGAAATTCTCAAACAGGATATTCATCGTCGTCCCTCCCAATATTCCATGCCCGCGCGAGAGGATTTGCCTGTCCGGGGCATCAATGTGCGCCGCCTTCGAGATAGGCAGCCCGGATCTCCGGTTTCTCCAGCAGTTCCTTGCCAAGGCCCGACATCGTCACCGAGCCGTTGACCAGAACATAGCCGCGATGGGCGAGCTTGAGCGCGTGATAGGCGTTCTGCTCGACCAGGAACACGGTCAGCCCCTCCGTCCGATTCAGATCCTTGATGACGTCGAAGATCTGCTTGACGATCAGCGGAGCGAGGCCGAGCGAGGGCTCGTCCAGCATCAGGAGTTTCGGGCGTGCCATCAGCGCGCGGGCGATGGCGAGCATCTGCTGCTCGCCGCCCGAAAGCGTGCCGCCGCGCTGGCCGACGCGTTCTTTCAGGCGCGGGAACAGCGTGAACATGCGTTCCACGTCCGTATCGAAATGCGCCAGGTTGTCGATCGCGGCGCCCATCTGCAGATTTTCAAGCACGGTCATGC
This window of the Kaistia algarum genome carries:
- the purB gene encoding adenylosuccinate lyase — encoded protein: MIPRYSRPEMTAIWSPETKFRIWFEIEAHALDAMAKIGMIPASAAKTVWEKGGKASFDIERIDEIEAVTKHDVIAFLTHLAEIVGEDARFVHQGMTSSDVLDTCLNIQLVRAADLLIADVDRLLAALKRRAFEHRDTVTIGRSHGIHAEPTTFGVKLAQAYAEFDRNRARLVAAREEIGTVAVSGAVGTFANIDPAVEEHVAAALGLKVEPVSTQVIPRDRHAMYFATLGVVASSIERLATEIRHLQRTEVLEAEEYFSPGQKGSSAMPHKRNPVLTENLTGLARLVRGMVVPALENVALWHERDISHSSVERMIGPDATVTLDFALSRLAGVIEKLLIYPETMKRNVDRLGGLVHSQRVLLALTQKGVSREDAYSLVQRNAMKVWEKGADFLTELKADPDVRAALSEAEIEEKFDLAYHTKHVDTIFRRVFGETGAA
- a CDS encoding DUF2259 domain-containing protein; protein product: MSCLLVASGSAVLAGDFAGRDILGFSADGSRFAFEEFGVQDGSGFPYCNIFVIDTAKDAWVPGSPVRKRIDDETARVATACRSASEQAAPLIANIDERGDLLASNPITESGREPYEIIFKRRPVLQLDNPDWKLRLERIALPATVSWAGDAKTFGYRLILDTPEGSRVLHEDKSLPESRGVPLDYRIHDVVIRQPFGQPASLAVIVMVLTKGFEGPDGRYLAVTAQLPG
- the rpe gene encoding ribulose-phosphate 3-epimerase, with translation MAPSPLIAPSILASDFSRLGEEMRAVESAGADWIHLDIMDGHFVPNITFGPPVIAALRPLSDKFFDVHLMIAPTDAYLEAFAEAGADGMTVHAEAGPHLHRSLQAIRGLGKKAGVAINPATPVEALSYVLDDIDLVLVMSVNPGFGGQAFIPASIEKIRQVRLLIEGRPIHIEVDGGITPDTAEAVVRAGADVLVAGSAVFKGGPEAYARNIEAIRGGTQFA
- a CDS encoding NAD(P)/FAD-dependent oxidoreductase — protein: MEKFDTIVLGAGIVGVSAAIHLLKRNRSVLLVDKAPAGEGTSYGNAGVIEREGFYPIVFPRQVGELVGIARNNQTRLHYNPRFLPKVASWLLQLRAASSEAGIAAYAEAMNPILSHAAAEHGALAGKGRAVEFYRGTGWLRGYRTAQSFDAGTKRQLALADHFGVRYQVLGAHEISDLEPDLAPVFERAILWPDSVSVSSPGGVTKAFARLFELMGGTFAQGDGRSLRREGDLWTVDYSGLSAQAPDVVVAMGPWSMDLLRPLGYRFPFAVKRGYHLHFKPRGDAALDRPVVDVDHGYVLTPMRQGYRITSGIEFDDRDAPPTPVQIDRILPQARAIFPLGEPIEREPWMGARPCFPDSMPIVGPAPRHPGLWLDFGHGHLGFTLGPATGRLLAELITREMPFVDPDPFRATRFRG
- a CDS encoding branched-chain amino acid ABC transporter substrate-binding protein, with amino-acid sequence MLRRLVLPLITIPLAAPASADIRIAVIAPLTGQFQTLGKQVRDGVQKAVADLNAKGGIGGETVVLDVEDDACKAENAAAAANRAAGRGDVLVIGHVCYEAAQAAASVYAQSGIVLISPAVSADSFTDRRAGPSIFRLAAADRAQGLVAGSFLARRYAKARIAILDDGSPYAQPIAEGVRKSLSDAGIREARRDNFDGGAKDYDDLAGRLIDDAIDVVFVGGYQADIAAILKSLRAAKSAMVVMGPDSIATTQFTDLAGDRADGTLFTFFTDWRRVPGAAKAIADFRASGIEPVGFVLPAYAGVEIWASARASASDNAAIAAHIQKDTFQTVLGNVAFSDYGSAQIPAFSIFRWQDGNVVQVE
- a CDS encoding branched-chain amino acid ABC transporter substrate-binding protein, whose protein sequence is MKKSLMTGLVLAAGLAFAGAAHADDIKLGIAGPLTGPNAAFGAQLQKGAEQAAADINAAGGVNGSKFVVELGDDVSDPKQGVSVANKFVGDGVTYVLGHFNSGVSIPSSEVYAENGIFQISPASTNPKFTERGLWNTFRTCGRDDQQGGVAGQYIIEHLKDKKLAIIHDKTPYGQGLADETKKTANAGGVTEVIYEGINVGDKDFSSLISKMKSAGVEVIYYGGLHQEAGLIVRQAAEQGLKAVLFSGDGITDREFAAIAGPAAEGTLMTFGPDPRLNPDAAEVVAKFRANGFEPEAYTLYSYAGVQVIAQAIAKAGTADPQKVAEVVKSGGPWKTVIGELSFDAKGDRTTADYVVYSWIKGADGKLDYKQL
- a CDS encoding DUF6867 family protein gives rise to the protein MNILFENFSIGLLVFKMLAAAGAWMAGRACALTWRPFAPVIAYVAILSFGVRFIDFALFGGTLLSLHYWLVDLVVLLVVGSAAYRYTLANQMVSQYYWLYDKSGVLSWRAK
- a CDS encoding ABC transporter ATP-binding protein, which produces MSAPTGTPLLQVRGAKTFYGKIIALKGVDIEVNQGEIVTLIGANGAGKSTLMMTICGNPRAREGQILFEGRDITNMPTHEIARLRIAQSPEGRRIFPRMTVLENLQMGAAIDNLAHFDTDVERMFTLFPRLKERVGQRGGTLSGGEQQMLAIARALMARPKLLMLDEPSLGLAPLIVKQIFDVIKDLNRTEGLTVFLVEQNAYHALKLAHRGYVLVNGSVTMSGLGKELLEKPEIRAAYLEGGAH